The Mycolicibacterium insubricum DNA segment CCGTAGCCTACTAGAACGTGTTCTAATATCCGTACGGAGCAGGCAGAAGGGAGGCACGCCAGACATGTCCACACCCACCCAGGACCCCACCGCGGCACCGGTCGCCACGCGTCCAGACGTGGCCCCCGTGCCGGTGCTCTCCGACTCCGAACTCGGCTCCGACGCGCAGCGCGAACGGCGCAAGCGCATCCTGGACGCCACCCTGGCCATCGCCTCCAAGGGCGGGTACGAGGCCGTGCAGATGCGCGCGGTGGCCGACCGGGCGGACGTGGCCGTCGGCACGCTGTACCGCTACTTCCCGTCGAAGGTGCACCTGCTGGTCTCGGCGCTGGGCCGCGAGTTCGCCCGCATCGACGCCAAGACGGACCGGGCCACGATGACCGGCGGCACCGCGTTCGCCCGGTTGAACTCGATGATCGGCCGGCTCAACCGGGCCATGCAGCGCAACCCGCTG contains these protein-coding regions:
- the kstR gene encoding cholesterol catabolism transcriptional regulator KstR, translated to MSTPTQDPTAAPVATRPDVAPVPVLSDSELGSDAQRERRKRILDATLAIASKGGYEAVQMRAVADRADVAVGTLYRYFPSKVHLLVSALGREFARIDAKTDRATMTGGTAFARLNSMIGRLNRAMQRNPLLTEAMTRAYVFADASAAGEVDHVEKIIDSMFARSMADGEPTEDHYHIARVISDVWLSNLLAWLTRRASATDVSKRLDLAVRLLIGDEENPRIQ